TCCTCGCGGCGACACAGTACGTTCAGGATTACGACGAGGTCTACCCGTGCAACTACATGAGCGCGGCGTTCGTCAGCGGGGCGCCAGGCGGCAAGGAGTGGTACTACATCAAGTGGTACGACGTCATCCAACCCTACACCAAGAACGTCAACGTGTTCTACTGCCCGTCCTATCGCGGCGCCCAGGACGGCTGGGACGACTCCTACGTGACTCGCTCCGGCGTGTCGCTGGACCGCCTCGGCTACGGCTGGAATGTCGGCTCGTGGACGACGTGGAACGCAGTCGGCGACTGGGGCGGCATGGGTGACCATGTGGCCGCCGGTTCCACGATCTGGACAGTGGTGTCGCTGGCCGACGTTCCCGTGCCGTCCGAGACGGTTCTCGTGGGCGAACTGGCCGACAGCCGCATCACTTTCCTCGCTGAGCCCTACTGGGCATCGGGCGAGTGGGACTACTGCGGCACACCGCACAACCAGGGCGCCAACTTCGGCTTCGTAGATGGTCACGCGAAGTGGCTGAAGACTGCCTCGCTCTCGGGCAAACCCAAGTACTTCACCCGCTGGGAGGACTAGGTGACCAGTTGCCGATCGCGACCCGTTCGCGCGCGTTGCGTCGCAGAGCCGTCACACAGCACACTCGCGAGGTATGAGATGAAGGCTCGAGGCTTCACGCTGATTGAACTGTTGGTGGTGATCGCGATCATCGCGATCCTGGCCGCAATCCTCTTCCCCGTGTTCGCCAAGGCCCGGGAGAAGGCGAGGCAGACAACATGCGCCAGCAACCTCAAGCAGATTGGGGTCGCTCTTCTCAGTTACGCCCAGGACTATGACGAGTGCTGGCCCTTCCACGACCAGCCGGTGCCGCCGAACACCTGGCAGCCCTGGACGCTCCTCATCACCCCCTATGT
This genomic interval from bacterium contains the following:
- a CDS encoding DUF1559 domain-containing protein, with product MKARGFTLIELLVVIAIIAILAAILFPVFAKAREKARQSNCLSNVKQIVLAATQYVQDYDEVYPCNYMSAAFVSGAPGGKEWYYIKWYDVIQPYTKNVNVFYCPSYRGAQDGWDDSYVTRSGVSLDRLGYGWNVGSWTTWNAVGDWGGMGDHVAAGSTIWTVVSLADVPVPSETVLVGELADSRITFLAEPYWASGEWDYCGTPHNQGANFGFVDGHAKWLKTASLSGKPKYFTRWED